A window from Macaca thibetana thibetana isolate TM-01 chromosome 7, ASM2454274v1, whole genome shotgun sequence encodes these proteins:
- the LOC126958213 gene encoding olfactory receptor 4K5 has translation MDKANSSVVSEFVLLGLCSSQKLQLFYFVFFSVLYMVIVLGNLLIILTVTFDTSLHSPMYFLLGNLSFIDICQASFATPKMIADFLSEHKTISFSGCIAQIFFIHLFTGGEMVLLVSMAYDRYVAICKPLYYVIIMSRRTCTVLVTISWAVGLVHTLSQLSFTVNLPFCGPNVVDSFFCDLPRVTKLACLDSNIIEILIVVNSGVLSLSTFSLLVSSYIIILVTVLLKSSAAMAKAFSTLASHIAVVILFFGPCIFIYVWPFTIYPVDKLLDIFYTVFTPILNPIIYTLRNRDMKAAIRKIVNYYLRPRIISEMSLVVRTSLH, from the coding sequence ATGGATAAGGCCAATTCTTCAGTGGTGTCTGAGTTTGTACTGTTGGGACTCTGTAGTTCTCAAAAACTCCagcttttctattttgttttcttctctgtgttgtATATGGTCATTGTGCTGGGAAATCTTCTCATTATCCTCACAGTGACTTTTGATACCAGCTTGCACTCCCCTATGTACTTTCTCTTGGGAAACCTTTCCTTTATTGACATTTGTCAGGCTTCTTTTGCTACCCCTAAGATGATTGCAGATTTTCTGAGTGAACACAAGACCATATCCTTCAGTGGCTGCATAGCCCAAATTTTCTTCATTCACCTTTTTACTGGAGGGGAGATGGTGCTACTTGTTTCGATGGCCTATGACAGGTATGTAGCCATATGCAAACCCTTATACTATGTGATCATTATGAGCCGAAGGACATGCACTGTCTTGGTAACGATATCCTGGGCTGTGGGCTTGGTGCACACATTAAGCCAGTTATCATTTACTGTGAACTTGCCTTTCTGTGGACCTAATGTAGTAGACAGCTTTTTTTGTGATCTTCCTCGGGTGACCAAACTTGCCTGCTTGGACTCCAACATCATTGAAATACTAATTGTGGTCAATAGTGGAGTTCTTTCTCTAAGCACTTTCTCTCTCTTGGTCAGCTCCTACATCATTATTCTTGTCACAGTTTTGCTCAAGTCTTCAGCTGCAATGGCAAAGGCATTTTCTACGCTGGCTTCCCATATTGCAGTAGTAATATTATTCTTTGGACCTTGCATCTTCATCTATGTATGGCCCTTTACCATCTATCCTGTGGATAAATTACTTGACATATTTTACACTGTTTTCACCCCCATATTAAACCCCATTATTTATACACTAAGGAATAGGGATATGAAGGCTGCCATAAGGAAAATTGTGAACTATTACCTGAGGCCAAGGATAATTTCTGAAATGTCACTAGTAGTGAGAACTTCCCTTCATTAA